The following are from one region of the Achromobacter xylosoxidans genome:
- a CDS encoding carbohydrate ABC transporter permease codes for MKDKLDTLGAWALGLLWILPLAYAMWAAFHPPAYATRFDLFAPLTLDNFVRAWHAAPFPRYFLNTFLLVTMVLAAQLVLSTLAGYAFARFEFRGRDFVFMLVLLQLMIMPDVLLVENYRSMSQLGIRDTVFAIGLPYFASAFGIFLLRQTFKTVPRELEEAARMEGANALQVLWKVYVPLAKPIYVAYGLVSVSHHWNNFLWPLIITNSVESRPLTVGLQVFSSTDQGIDWSVITAATLMSAAPLLIAFLLFQRQFVQSFMRAGIR; via the coding sequence ATGAAAGACAAGCTCGATACCTTGGGCGCCTGGGCGCTCGGCCTGCTGTGGATCCTGCCCCTGGCCTATGCCATGTGGGCGGCGTTCCACCCGCCCGCCTACGCGACCCGCTTCGACCTGTTCGCGCCGCTGACGCTGGACAACTTCGTGCGCGCCTGGCACGCGGCGCCGTTCCCGCGTTATTTCCTCAACACCTTCCTGCTGGTCACCATGGTGCTGGCGGCGCAACTGGTGCTGTCGACCCTGGCCGGCTACGCCTTCGCGCGCTTCGAGTTCCGCGGCCGCGATTTCGTCTTCATGCTGGTGCTGCTGCAGCTGATGATCATGCCGGACGTGCTGCTGGTGGAGAACTACCGCTCCATGAGCCAGCTGGGCATCCGCGACACGGTGTTCGCCATCGGCCTGCCTTACTTTGCATCCGCCTTCGGCATCTTCCTCTTGCGCCAGACCTTCAAGACGGTGCCGCGAGAACTGGAAGAAGCCGCGCGCATGGAAGGCGCCAACGCGCTTCAGGTGCTATGGAAGGTGTATGTGCCGCTGGCCAAGCCGATCTACGTGGCCTACGGGCTGGTGTCGGTCAGCCACCACTGGAACAACTTCCTGTGGCCGCTGATCATCACCAACTCGGTCGAATCCCGGCCGCTGACGGTGGGCCTGCAGGTGTTCTCGTCGACCGACCAGGGCATCGACTGGTCGGTCATCACGGCCGCCACGCTGATGTCGGCGGCGCCGCTCCTGATCGCCTTCCTGCTGTTCCAGCGGCAATTCGTGCAATCGTTCATGCGGGCAGGCATCCGCTAG
- a CDS encoding carbohydrate ABC transporter permease, translating to MSRSLNALYGWLLLLPALVLLAAFTHYPAVATLWHSFFSTPKGARPARFVGLDNYAVMRDDPVFWQSLWNNLWFALGTIPTSIGIALVMALWVNRNLSGRGFLRMAYFTPTVLPMVAVANIWLFFYTPQYGLIAQVMQLFGATGPNWLGNRETALPALMLVTVWKEAGFFMIFYLAALQTVSPSLREAAMLEGASRWQYFRRILWPLLMPTTLFVLINALINAFRLVDHVVVMTRGGPDNASTLLLYYIYQVGFSFWDTAYAATLTVVLLVVLALTALVKFRWLDRRTHYQ from the coding sequence ATGAGCCGCTCTTTAAACGCGCTGTACGGCTGGCTGCTGTTGCTGCCAGCCCTCGTGCTGCTCGCCGCCTTCACGCACTACCCGGCGGTGGCGACGCTATGGCACAGCTTTTTCTCCACCCCCAAGGGCGCGCGCCCCGCGCGCTTCGTGGGGCTGGACAACTACGCCGTCATGCGCGACGACCCGGTGTTCTGGCAGTCGCTGTGGAACAACCTGTGGTTTGCGCTGGGGACCATTCCCACGTCCATCGGCATCGCGCTGGTCATGGCGCTGTGGGTCAACCGCAACCTGAGCGGGCGCGGCTTCCTGCGCATGGCCTACTTCACGCCGACGGTGCTGCCCATGGTGGCGGTGGCCAACATCTGGCTGTTCTTCTACACGCCGCAATACGGCCTGATCGCCCAGGTGATGCAGCTGTTCGGCGCTACGGGCCCCAACTGGCTGGGCAACCGCGAGACCGCGCTGCCCGCGCTGATGCTGGTGACGGTCTGGAAGGAAGCCGGCTTCTTCATGATCTTCTACCTGGCCGCCCTGCAGACGGTATCGCCGTCGCTGCGCGAGGCCGCGATGCTGGAAGGCGCATCGCGCTGGCAGTACTTCCGCCGCATCCTGTGGCCGCTGCTCATGCCCACCACGCTCTTCGTGCTGATCAATGCCCTGATCAACGCGTTCCGGCTGGTGGACCACGTAGTGGTCATGACGCGCGGCGGGCCGGATAACGCCAGCACGCTGTTGCTGTACTACATCTACCAGGTGGGTTTCAGTTTCTGGGACACGGCTTACGCCGCCACGCTGACCGTCGTGTTGCTGGTGGTGCTGGCGCTGACCGCGCTGGTCAAGTTCCGCTGGCTGGACCGCAGGACGCACTATCAATGA
- a CDS encoding ABC transporter substrate-binding protein has protein sequence MRRIVLKTLAASLAAACLSLPAQAQNKPVEVEFYYPVAVGGPITKIVDDMVADFQKENPDIKIKPIYAGSYQDSIAKALTALKGGTPPQLAVLLSTDMFTLIDEDAIVPIDSLAKSDADKKWLGGFYDAFMQNSRTGGHTWGVPFQRSTIVMYYNKDLFKAAGLDPERAPATWAELVEYGKKLTKQDASGNTTQWGIEIPSGGAFAYWLFQALTTPNGAILMNEAGNEVYLDKPAVVEAAQFWHDLSAKHKIMPTGTIDWGTTPKDFLEKKAAMVWTTTGNLTNIRKNADFPFGVAMMPQQKRGGSPTGGGNFYIFKSGTPAQQQAALKFAQWVTTPERAADWSIATGYVAVTPAAWQTEKMKKYAQEVPAAAVARDQLEVSVAEFSTHENQRVTKTLNDALQAALTGSKTPQQALTDAQREADRILRPYK, from the coding sequence ATGCGTCGCATCGTACTGAAAACCCTGGCCGCCAGCCTGGCCGCCGCCTGCCTGTCGCTGCCTGCGCAAGCGCAGAACAAGCCCGTCGAGGTGGAGTTCTATTACCCCGTCGCGGTCGGCGGCCCCATCACCAAGATCGTCGACGACATGGTGGCGGATTTCCAGAAGGAAAATCCCGACATCAAGATCAAGCCGATCTACGCGGGCTCCTACCAGGACTCCATCGCCAAGGCGCTGACCGCGCTCAAGGGCGGCACCCCGCCGCAGCTGGCGGTGTTGCTGTCCACCGACATGTTCACGCTGATCGACGAAGACGCCATTGTGCCGATCGACAGCCTGGCCAAGAGCGACGCCGACAAGAAGTGGCTGGGCGGTTTCTATGACGCCTTCATGCAGAACAGCCGCACCGGCGGCCATACCTGGGGCGTGCCGTTCCAGCGTTCGACCATCGTCATGTACTACAACAAGGACCTGTTCAAGGCCGCGGGGCTGGATCCCGAGCGCGCGCCGGCGACCTGGGCCGAACTGGTCGAGTACGGCAAGAAGCTGACCAAGCAGGACGCCTCCGGCAACACCACGCAGTGGGGCATCGAGATCCCCTCGGGCGGCGCGTTCGCCTACTGGCTGTTCCAGGCGCTGACCACGCCCAATGGCGCGATCCTGATGAACGAGGCCGGCAACGAGGTCTATCTGGACAAGCCTGCGGTGGTGGAAGCCGCGCAGTTCTGGCACGACCTGTCGGCCAAGCACAAGATCATGCCGACCGGCACCATCGACTGGGGCACCACGCCCAAGGACTTCCTGGAAAAGAAGGCCGCCATGGTCTGGACCACGACGGGCAACCTGACCAACATCCGCAAGAACGCCGACTTCCCGTTCGGCGTGGCCATGATGCCGCAGCAAAAGCGCGGCGGCAGCCCGACCGGCGGCGGCAACTTCTACATCTTCAAGAGCGGCACGCCGGCGCAGCAGCAGGCCGCGCTGAAGTTCGCGCAATGGGTCACCACGCCCGAGCGCGCCGCCGACTGGAGCATCGCCACGGGCTACGTGGCCGTGACCCCGGCCGCCTGGCAGACCGAAAAGATGAAGAAGTACGCGCAGGAAGTGCCGGCCGCCGCGGTCGCGCGCGACCAGCTGGAAGTCAGCGTGGCCGAGTTCTCCACGCATGAGAACCAGCGTGTCACCAAGACCCTGAACGACGCCCTGCAAGCCGCCCTGACGGGCTCCAAGACGCCGCAGCAGGCCCTGACCGACGCGCAACGCGAGGCCGACCGCATACTGCGTCCCTACAAGTAA
- a CDS encoding ABC transporter ATP-binding protein: protein MSSIVLDNLTKQYGNAAAIHGVSFTVPAGSFTVLLGPSGCGKSTTLRMIAGLDTPTSGTIHIGDRDVTQLPPAKRRISMVFQSYALFPHLSVRENILFGLKVRKEPARDYDRRLQRVAGLLGLNHLLDRKPSQLSGGQQQRVALGRAVISEAPVCLMDEPLSNLDAQLRHEMRREIRALQQDLGITMVYVTHDQTEAMSMADQVVLLRGGKIEQHDTPDGLYARPTTEFAARFIGTPPMNLIGLTSAQGATVIAGTQSRAIAGAPAGAVKLGVRPEHIRIDADGVPATVESVEYFGADSIVVCRVGDTSGVAVRVGGHLRAGAGETLGLSWEDGQQHFFAADSAVINSAGR, encoded by the coding sequence ATGTCATCCATCGTCCTGGATAACCTCACCAAACAGTACGGCAACGCTGCCGCCATCCATGGCGTGAGCTTCACGGTTCCCGCCGGCAGCTTCACGGTCCTGCTGGGGCCGTCCGGCTGCGGCAAGTCCACCACGCTGCGCATGATTGCCGGGCTGGACACGCCCACCTCCGGCACCATCCACATCGGCGACCGCGACGTCACCCAGCTGCCGCCCGCCAAGCGCCGCATCTCGATGGTGTTCCAGTCGTATGCCCTGTTTCCGCACCTGTCCGTGCGCGAGAACATCCTGTTCGGCCTCAAGGTGCGCAAGGAGCCCGCGCGCGACTATGACCGCCGCCTGCAACGCGTGGCGGGCCTGCTGGGCCTGAACCATCTGCTGGACCGCAAGCCCTCGCAATTGTCGGGCGGCCAGCAACAGCGCGTGGCGCTGGGCCGCGCCGTGATTTCCGAAGCGCCGGTGTGCCTGATGGACGAACCGCTGTCCAACCTGGACGCGCAGCTGCGCCATGAAATGCGCCGCGAGATCCGCGCCTTGCAGCAGGACCTGGGCATCACCATGGTCTACGTGACGCACGACCAGACCGAGGCCATGAGCATGGCCGACCAGGTGGTGCTGCTGCGCGGCGGCAAGATTGAACAGCACGACACGCCCGACGGCCTGTACGCGCGTCCCACCACCGAATTCGCGGCGCGCTTCATCGGCACGCCGCCCATGAACCTGATCGGCCTGACCTCCGCGCAGGGCGCCACCGTCATCGCCGGCACGCAGAGCCGCGCCATCGCCGGCGCCCCCGCGGGCGCCGTGAAGCTGGGCGTGCGTCCCGAACACATCCGCATCGACGCCGACGGCGTTCCCGCCACCGTGGAAAGCGTGGAGTACTTCGGCGCGGATTCCATCGTGGTCTGCCGCGTGGGCGACACCAGCGGCGTGGCCGTGCGCGTGGGCGGCCATCTGCGCGCCGGCGCAGGCGAAACACTGGGCCTGTCCTGGGAGGACGGCCAGCAGCACTTCTTTGCCGCCGATTCGGCGGTCATCAACTCCGCTGGCCGCTAG
- a CDS encoding phosphodiesterase, translating into MLIAQITDLHMRTPGDKAYGIIDPAAFLAPAVRALNALTPRPDCVLITGDLTDLGRPHEYQVLREHLQALEIPYFLLPGNHDDRAQLRAAFPDHAYLQGESPFIQYAIETYPLRMLALDTVVPMKSHGELCQDRLDWLATRLAEQPERPTLVLMHHPPFLTGIEHMDAIGLLAGAPELERIVARFPNVERVLCGHLHRTIFQRFGGTIASTCPGTAHQLAMELGPRPTLQYIMEPPGYQLHWWQGKNLVTHHAVIGEYPGPYPFG; encoded by the coding sequence ATGCTCATCGCACAAATCACCGACCTGCACATGCGCACTCCGGGCGACAAGGCCTACGGCATCATCGATCCGGCGGCGTTCCTGGCGCCCGCGGTGCGCGCGCTCAATGCCCTGACCCCGCGCCCCGATTGCGTGCTGATCACGGGCGACCTGACCGACCTGGGCCGCCCGCACGAATATCAAGTGCTGCGCGAACACCTGCAGGCGTTGGAAATTCCGTACTTCCTGCTGCCCGGCAACCACGACGACCGCGCCCAGCTGCGCGCGGCCTTCCCGGACCACGCCTATCTGCAAGGCGAGAGCCCCTTCATCCAGTACGCCATCGAGACCTATCCGCTGCGCATGCTGGCGCTGGACACGGTGGTACCCATGAAGAGCCATGGCGAACTCTGCCAGGACCGCCTGGACTGGCTGGCCACGCGCCTGGCCGAACAGCCCGAGCGGCCCACGCTGGTCCTGATGCACCATCCGCCTTTCCTGACGGGCATCGAGCACATGGACGCCATCGGCCTGCTGGCTGGCGCCCCCGAGCTCGAACGCATCGTGGCGCGCTTTCCCAATGTGGAGCGCGTGCTTTGCGGCCACCTGCACCGCACGATCTTCCAGCGTTTCGGCGGCACCATCGCGTCCACCTGTCCGGGCACCGCGCACCAGCTCGCAATGGAGTTGGGGCCGCGGCCGACGCTGCAATACATCATGGAACCGCCGGGCTACCAGCTGCACTGGTGGCAAGGGAAGAACCTGGTCACGCATCACGCAGTCATTGGGGAATACCCCGGCCCATACCCCTTCGGCTGA
- a CDS encoding LacI family DNA-binding transcriptional regulator, whose translation MASRSSPRFSIIEVARKAGVSPATVSRAFNQPEIVHPDTLAHIRNVAKRAGFRPNRVGRSLRSGSTRTIGLILPTLSNPVFAECFEGAERRARESGYSVMLTATGYDPAVESAAVQGLMDHQVDGLILTVADAAKSATLDDLDHADIPYVLVYNESGAHPFASVDNRAAASDMVAHLAALGHRRIALVTGPLTASDRARRRLTGARACAKRLGLDAIQHISMSSHTGSDLDALKAALRGKQAPTALFCSNDLLATAVIADLVGLGLSVPADISVCGFDGMRFGALLTPPLTTVAQPSDGIGETACSNLLAQIQGQAPHSDRLPHCIVVGGTAAPVRR comes from the coding sequence ATGGCCTCGCGCTCGTCGCCCCGCTTTTCCATCATTGAAGTGGCCCGCAAGGCCGGGGTGTCCCCGGCGACGGTTTCGCGCGCGTTCAACCAGCCCGAGATCGTGCATCCGGACACGCTCGCGCATATCCGCAATGTCGCCAAGCGGGCCGGCTTCCGGCCTAACCGCGTGGGCCGCAGCCTGCGTTCCGGCAGCACGCGCACCATCGGCCTGATACTGCCCACGCTGTCCAACCCAGTCTTCGCCGAATGCTTCGAAGGCGCGGAGCGGCGCGCGCGGGAATCGGGCTACAGCGTCATGCTGACCGCCACCGGCTACGATCCCGCGGTGGAATCCGCCGCGGTCCAGGGCCTGATGGACCATCAGGTCGACGGCCTGATCCTGACGGTCGCCGACGCCGCCAAGAGCGCCACGCTGGACGACCTGGACCATGCCGACATTCCTTACGTGCTCGTCTACAACGAATCTGGCGCCCATCCCTTCGCATCGGTCGACAATCGCGCCGCCGCCAGCGACATGGTGGCGCATCTGGCCGCGCTGGGCCATCGGCGCATTGCGCTGGTCACGGGCCCCTTGACCGCATCGGACCGCGCCCGCCGCCGGCTGACGGGCGCGCGCGCCTGCGCCAAACGCCTGGGCCTGGACGCCATCCAGCACATCTCCATGAGCTCGCACACGGGCAGCGACCTCGACGCCCTGAAAGCGGCGCTGCGCGGCAAGCAGGCGCCCACCGCCTTGTTCTGTTCCAACGATCTGCTGGCCACCGCCGTGATCGCGGACCTGGTGGGCCTGGGCCTGTCGGTGCCCGCCGACATCTCGGTATGCGGCTTCGACGGCATGCGCTTTGGCGCCTTGCTGACGCCGCCCCTGACCACCGTGGCCCAGCCCAGCGACGGCATCGGCGAAACGGCCTGCTCGAACCTGCTGGCGCAGATCCAGGGCCAAGCGCCGCATTCGGACCGCCTGCCGCATTGCATCGTCGTCGGCGGCACCGCCGCGCCGGTGCGCCGCTGA
- a CDS encoding amidase gives MSTALNRLGALEAARKLQRRELTAEQLVRACFARIEQRESTIHAWTALQKQAALERAQELDRGALRGVLHGLPMGVKDLFDTVDLPTRYGSPIYERHLPGLDAASVALCRGAGAIVVGKTVTTEFATYLAGPTRNPRNEAYSPGGSSSGSAAAVADDMVPFALGTQTAASIIRPASYCGIVGFKPTFGSISRAGVKSLAESLDTIGGFARSVPDVALFASVLMRDPRMLDLAYDGKPRIGMYRSLQWRHALPETKEAYAQAAAILSRAGAVVEELPLPPEHCVLVQLHSDIMAFEASQALAYERLEHAAQLSPKIQAILEAGSRITAEEHQKNLMRVAESRARVDTWFDKYDVLLAPSASGEAPFADLGTGDPQFSRAWTVFGHPTLSLPFATGPQGLPVGLQLVGARYSDHRTLAMAQWVHQRLLAATAPDIGAADIWPRG, from the coding sequence ATGTCTACTGCCTTGAACAGACTTGGCGCGCTGGAAGCCGCGCGCAAGCTGCAACGGCGCGAATTGACCGCAGAGCAATTGGTGCGCGCCTGCTTCGCGCGCATTGAACAACGCGAAAGCACCATCCATGCCTGGACCGCGTTGCAAAAGCAGGCTGCGCTGGAGCGTGCGCAGGAGCTGGACCGCGGCGCGCTGCGCGGCGTGCTGCACGGCCTGCCCATGGGCGTGAAGGACCTGTTCGACACGGTCGACCTGCCCACGCGCTACGGCTCGCCCATCTACGAACGCCACCTTCCGGGCCTGGACGCGGCCTCGGTGGCGCTGTGCCGGGGCGCGGGCGCGATCGTCGTCGGCAAGACCGTGACCACTGAATTCGCCACTTATCTGGCAGGCCCCACGCGCAATCCTCGCAACGAAGCCTACTCGCCGGGCGGCTCGTCCAGCGGCTCGGCTGCGGCGGTGGCCGACGACATGGTGCCCTTCGCCTTGGGCACGCAGACCGCGGCTTCCATCATCCGCCCCGCTTCCTATTGCGGCATCGTGGGCTTCAAGCCCACCTTTGGCAGCATTTCACGCGCGGGCGTCAAAAGCCTGGCGGAGTCCCTGGACACCATCGGCGGTTTCGCGCGCTCGGTGCCGGACGTGGCGCTGTTTGCTTCCGTGCTGATGCGCGATCCGCGCATGCTCGATCTGGCCTATGACGGCAAGCCGCGTATCGGCATGTACCGCAGCCTGCAATGGCGGCATGCGCTGCCCGAAACCAAAGAAGCCTACGCGCAGGCCGCGGCCATTCTGTCGCGCGCAGGCGCCGTGGTCGAAGAATTGCCGCTGCCGCCAGAGCATTGCGTGCTGGTGCAGCTGCATTCGGACATCATGGCGTTTGAAGCTTCGCAGGCATTGGCCTACGAGCGCCTGGAGCATGCGGCGCAGCTCAGCCCGAAGATCCAGGCCATCCTGGAAGCGGGCTCGCGCATTACCGCTGAAGAACATCAGAAGAACCTGATGCGCGTCGCCGAGTCGCGCGCGCGCGTGGACACGTGGTTCGACAAATACGATGTGCTGCTCGCGCCCAGCGCCAGCGGCGAGGCGCCGTTCGCGGACCTGGGGACGGGGGATCCGCAGTTCTCGCGCGCGTGGACGGTATTCGGCCATCCTACCCTCAGCCTGCCCTTCGCTACCGGCCCGCAGGGCTTGCCCGTGGGGCTGCAGCTGGTCGGTGCGCGCTATAGCGACCATCGCACGCTGGCGATGGCGCAGTGGGTTCATCAGCGGCTGTTGGCCGCCACTGCGCCGGATATCGGCGCGGCCGACATCTGGCCGCGCGGATAA